The following proteins are encoded in a genomic region of Xanthomonas citri pv. mangiferaeindicae:
- a CDS encoding ABC transporter, with product MHDGPPLQDEAARAAHCALDVDGLGKRVALPSGDLTILQDVGFRIGHGDTVAIVGASGSGKSTLLSLLAGLDTPSAGRVLLDGAPISTLDEDGRARVRGEKVGFVFQSFQLLPSLTALENVMLPLELRGDRDVEAPAREVLQRVGLGERLGHYPRQLSGGEQQRVALARAFVTRPSLLFADEPTGNLDTATGQAIVDLLFALNADAGTTLVLVTHDDRLAARCARRLRIDSGRLVADEALAA from the coding sequence GATGAAGCCGCGCGCGCGGCGCACTGTGCGCTCGACGTCGACGGACTGGGCAAGCGCGTGGCGCTGCCGTCCGGCGACCTGACGATCCTGCAGGACGTCGGCTTCCGTATCGGGCATGGCGACACGGTGGCGATCGTCGGAGCCTCGGGCTCGGGCAAGAGCACGCTGCTGTCGCTGCTGGCCGGGCTCGACACACCGAGCGCGGGCCGCGTGCTGCTCGACGGCGCGCCGATCTCCACGCTCGACGAGGACGGCCGGGCGCGCGTGCGCGGCGAGAAGGTCGGCTTCGTGTTCCAGAGTTTCCAACTGCTGCCGTCGCTGACCGCCCTGGAGAACGTGATGCTGCCGCTGGAGCTGCGCGGCGACCGCGATGTCGAGGCGCCGGCGCGCGAGGTGCTGCAGCGCGTCGGTCTGGGCGAGCGCCTGGGCCACTATCCACGCCAGCTCTCGGGCGGCGAGCAGCAGCGCGTGGCGCTGGCGCGCGCGTTCGTGACCCGGCCCTCGCTGCTGTTCGCCGACGAACCGACCGGCAACCTGGACACCGCCACCGGCCAGGCGATCGTCGACCTGCTGTTCGCGCTCAATGCCGATGCCGGCACCACGCTGGTGCTGGTCACCCACGACGACCGTCTGGCCGCGCGTTGCGCGCGGCGCTTGCGCATCGACAGCGGCCGGCTCGTCGCCGACGAGGCGCTGGCCGCATGA